AAGGAATTGCTTTTCAATCATATTTGCTAATATTAACAAAGGcacagaggaagaagaagaagatgaagcagCAGCTGCCAAAGAAAATCATATGGCACAAAGTCAAAGGGGGCATTGAGTGAGTCCAGGTTTCCTTCACGTGTCTTGTATCAAAGCTAAGATCTATCATGTGATCAACAGATAAGGGTAGAGAAAGAACAGCTAATTATTTGAAAAAAGAatgaacataaaaaataataatggcagaagaaaatttataatggTTGTGGTTAGCAGTTGATATTGATAAACATGGCTACAGCCACCCAATCATTTCCAACTATAGTGCCATGGAAGGACTCATTCAATTCAGTAACAAAGATATAATACTAAAAGTCTCTAACAGATTAATATCTTAGATATCTCATTCTCTCTCTATCATGTTCAAGTTCATAAAATATATGTGCTACTTCAAAATATCCATATGTAAAAGGGAAAACAACCTTCTAGATATGTTCGAAATGGGCAAATATCAGATCTTGTAGCTTCATAGCAGGCAATTACTTTACTAGTGGAAGATCCTACTAGCAATGAAGATCATTATTTCACAAATTGAAGGGGTAGATACATAGTCATCATCCTGTTCATGAAATTGAGCACATAATGATGCATTTTTCCAGTGCTTAGGGCCCTGCAAGGATCAAaaggagattagagatgcaattcTCAAAGATTCAAAGGCTAAAAGCATGTTGGCCCTCAGCTATTCATGACATAGtagcttcatttttttttctgaaaGGACGTAGTAGCTTCATTTATTAAAATGCAACTTGTTGAACTGAATTATGTAAAGTGAGAATGCCGTActcctttattattattattattattattattattattattattattattattattttgcataGAAAAAAATTGGATATACAGAGGAATAAAACAAAAAGCACTTTATTTATAGTCACTTTGCCGATTGCTACTAAATATATCAAGCTAACAGTGCGGTGACTTTGGTTACTCGTTGAGCAGCAAGATAGTTTTgcaggaaaagagaaaatttaaccaAATATGAAATCCCAGAGAAGAAAGATGCCCTTCCAAGCACCTTGGTAAAATGAGAGAGAATTCTATTTCTACGTGCTTATTACAAGTTGAAAATCAATAATAATTTAGGCAAGGCCACCCATGCTGTTGAATAAAGTTTCAAGGCATCAATCGGCATCAATCACCCATGATCAACTGTTATCATAAGTTAACACATGACAAGCAACAGAACTTGCATCTTCTACTGGGAAGCAGGCAGTCTTCCTTACTGATCTTCTAAATGGGAAATCACAGCCTGGAATCTTGAAGAAACAATGCTGCTGTATTGCTCCCTTTGTGAGAGCTAAAATATTCTCCATTTATGAAACACATAACATGCAGCCTACCTAGAAGAAACCGAAACTTTGATTCATTATCCCTATTTTGCTATTGCACATTActtaaaggattttttttttctgaaagcCTGGAGAAGCCTCGACATCAGCACAACCTTTCCAGAAACCAAAGCTCAACAAATTTGGCTAGTTATATGCAAAAGACCAGGCCGTATATTTAACACAGCATATTTCTTCGGGAAACCAAATAAAATGATAGACAAGTAATTAGCTATCATAGCATCGCTATGAAATCTTGCATCAGCAGATTTGCCATGTTCAATCTTCGAAACATTTATTGTACCATCACTACCAAACAAACTTAAGGGGATATCTTGCATCACCATTTCCCAAATCAATGGGCATCATTCACCACATTCCTGCTTACCCAACTATTGCAAGGTAAATCTTATCAAAATTAGGAGAGAGAGTCTCAGGGTTAATTCAAACTAAATTGCTCAATGTATTAAAAAAGTGTAATATAAGCACAACATATTCATACCTACAATTTTCACATACACAGATTACAGATTGAAGTAAAGGACAACAAACTCAAAGCTCTTACAACATTCATCTAGTTGCATGTGCGCACCCTTTCAAGCATATGCCTCAACAAAAACAAGCAGCAGATGCATTTTAATTCACAGTTAAAGCACAGAATAACTTGAATCACTGCAGTGAATAATCAACCGAGGATGGGTGTCATAGTAGCAATAGACCACACAATTCAGCTCCATGGGACAGCAAACCCACTTCAGGCCAAGTGTAAAGCAAAATTTGTTTCTGATTTTCCACTACGAAAGAACTTGCACATTCACCTCCCCCAAAAACATTTGCGCTTTCCCTGAAATCGCCGTTAAATATTGTTAAACCAAAAGTAATAGATTTATGCAAGTAATTCACGAGCAATACCAAACACACATCTGTATCACAATTACACAACAGGCATTCAAGCAATATTTATGCATGTGCAGTCCAGCAAAGGCACATAGCAAGTTAGCAACTCTTCCGTGGAACCTTTCAATTGATAAAATGTAATAATATTGATTGGGAAAACCTCGTCCTACTATTGTCTGCCAAACAAATAGATTCTCCAACTTCAATATACACAAAGATACCCATTTTTCTAAAATGAATTTGCTAACACTCCATTTTTCTATAATCAATTTGCTAACACTCATTATAAGCAGAATGAACATTATAGAGCAATTGGCATGCATCAAAGACAAAGAAACAGAAAAATTCCAAGCCATTAACCTCGTATCGAGTAAGCATCAAAGCTGTTATAAGGTATTACTACAGATTTTTCAAAATTACCTAAGTTCCATTGCTATCTTCAGAATGAGTTCATCTCCAAGCAGTAAGTCCTTCTCTTAACCAGCATCTTTGCGGCAGTGCCATAAGGCTCTTCAAAAGCAGTGGAAACCCAAGATGCATCACAAACCTCCTTCTTGGCAGTAGACTGCTCGCTAGGTCTAATAGCAACCAAAGTTGCCCCTTTCAACACAAGTCCATCAGGCAATTCCAAGTAGGGTGCATACCAAAGTCGCATATTCAGGGCAGGAACAAGCGTTCTCTTCGATGCAGAAGAAGCAGATAAGGGCTTCAGCCTCAACTCCTCCAGTTGTTCCCTATTCATACACAGCACTCCCTGCCCATCAGCATCAGTCAGTACCAAGCTATCAAGAGTCTTGTGCTCTGctattatgggttgaagcaagtaaTGCCTCGCGGAGGCAGCGATCAAGGAACTAATAGTCCACAAAACCCTCAATTTCAAACCCCCGTTGGTGTAAAATGACTCAGGTATGCTCCCATTATCATCAATGCCATTACTCCCATTACCACCATTGTTGTGGTGGTGGTTATTAACATTCCCACAAGCCCCATCGAAGCCGTTTTCTTGCAAGACAAAGCAACTCTTGTTATGCCCATTATTGATGACTGAAGCAGCACCTAGAATAACACAATTATCAAGGGTAGATCCGAAATCAGCCCTCCATTTCAAAAGCACCCCATCATCAATTCCTAATTCCCCACCAGGCAACTCGATTCTTAAAAACCGAATTTCGTTAAAATTCTTAAGAACCTGAGTAGGGGAATGATGGGTGACACCGCCCTGGTCCATTTCCCCATCGTCCTCGTTCCCAACGGAAAGGGAAGACGACGACAACGCTGAACTCgatgaagaagaggaagaagaaaacaaCCCATTCCGCGAAGGGTAAGAATTTAACATCTCTCTCCTGGGTCCAAGCAGCTGACCGAGAGCCTGGAACGGCTTAACAATGCCACAAAACACCAACCGGAAAATCGATGAGAGCCCAGAAGACGAACTGGAAGACCGAGATTTCTCAGAGGAAGAGGAAGGGGATGTGTCGTCATCGGAAATGACGCAGTCGACGCGAACGACGACGTTGTCTACTTGTGGTACGAGAGAGTGGAAGCGGCGTGAAACGACGCAGCATCGACCAAGCGCCTTGACATCTCCGATTTTGTTGAACACAAGCAAGAGGAGGGAATCGGGAAGGCGGTCGAAGTGGTCGATTGAGAGAGACTCCGGCTCCGGGTAGATTCTGGAGGTCGGATCTGGGCGGAAGGATGTCATTTTTAGGAAATTACAGAAGTATTTTGGACAAGAAGAAAAATTAGAGATCTGGGATTcacaaagaagaagaaaaagaagaagaagaagacggtAGATCTCACGTAAGAGATAAGAGCCCAAAAAGAGGTAAGCAAAGGTTAATAGCTACAAGCAATGGGGAGGTGAAGAAACGgatgagaagaagaagaagaagaagaagaagaaaaagagggagagggagagggagagggacaGAAGGAAGGGACCTGTGGGCGGAGATAGATCCACGGTTTTGTCTTTACAGAGGAGATAGAGAGAGACGATGGTGACGTATGAGAGAGGATATTATTGTGCGCGTAAAAGGGTAAGGGAAAGAGAAAAAGATGCGTCTTTCTCTCTCTGCGAGTGTGAGAATTTTCTTATTTgctctaattttaatttaatttttaatcaacCCTTAATAATATTTCCCTTTCTTTTCTATTCTTGTATTTAATTTATTaggtatttattaatttttttaaattaaatttaatttattataaatttaaaatttaaaatatatttattaaatacataaatatcGTTAATAAAATATtactatatttaattttaatttacaaaaattaactgaaaaatatttatatatttaattttcaaaattagaGATAAGGATAGAGTAGGTAGGACATGGACCTGTGACTTGCGGTTCTGGTTGATGTTGGTAGGGTCCGGCCCATTTCTTTACTCCAATTTCAACCGCAAATTTATGAATAAGGTTCAAGGCCCATTTATTATGTTCAATATTGTATGAAAATAAATAAACTTTACCATTTGaccttataaattttaaatataaaactaTCCTTAAGAGTTTATCAAATAAACATCTTAATTTGTCAAAATTAttagattataaaaattaaatgttGTGTCCATACTTCACAAATACCAGGTTtggttaatttatttatttaatttgataaaaaaatccAGCTCCCAAAAATTAATGATTGATTAAAAGCTAGACAAAATTAaagaacaagaaaagaaaattaaagcctTAATCAAGTtgcatataaataaatataaaggcctttgtgatggtcccTTGTCTTTTAGCAAAGAACAAATAGCGACCTACATCCACCTTCACCTCCCAAAAGGACCTGAAATTAATATTCAATAAAAATTGATTtatgaaaatattattatattaaattagatactGTGGTTCCCACTTAAGATAATTGTCCATTTTGTTTTTCATAATATAGTGATTAGTGAATGATGTTGACATTTTTAGAAAAAGAGAGGGAGAAAATTAGTTGGAATAATTAAGGCAGTAAGGTCTTAGGTTGTTAGTCTTAAAGCCAAGACAGGTGAGCTGCCCAATTAACTTTTGTAAGGATTTGGGAGTCTGACTAACCTTGTAAACCTTGATTCCTATTGTCATTTAGCATATTGATTAATGTTTATAATTAATTTGGTGATGAAATGtgtatttcataaaatttaaaaaattttaattttgatcattttaaaatatataataataataataataataataataataataattaaatatcagTAAAGGATTTTTAAGGCTTGTTGCCCATAGTCGTAATGCACAAACGCAAATTCTGAAAGCTCGTCACCAACCCAATTTCATGAAGCAGTTGAAGTGAGGTTAGAACTTAAAAGTCATTTATGTATATTCCCTATTCTTTATCTCTGTACTTATCAACCACCCCTTTGAATTCTAATTCAGTAATCCTACATTTATCTCaatgaattttagtttttgatatCTAAAATGGATTTGCAAATAAGTCGACTATACAGTTGACAGGGATGCTtctttaaatgaaattaattggaTGTAAATATATAATCATACTAAAAAATCAGTGAtaagatttaaatttgagacttCTCAGACTAAATAAATTTCACAAGCCACACGAATTAACCCCTTTGGGGTTAGATAAATTGtaatttaatagtaataattttaaataagctACAAGTCCTTGCAATATTGTGGTTTAGGTTCATATAACAGCTAAGCCTTAATTTTCCAGTAAACAATAATGATATCCAGCTAGGGTTCAAACAAACAAGCACACTATTTATTTAGGGAACATGAACCATTATAATAAGATGAGCTCTTAATAAGGCTGCTCATGTGTTAACATGATCCATCTGTAAGTATACCAAATAATTAAAGAGAAGAAGCTGTTTCTTGCTATATAATTACAAAACCACCGAAGTTTTTCCATTATTGTGTCTCCTTCAaccaataaatattaatatttataaagacTATGATATAGTTTATTCTTGTGTATAAAAATGTACCCTGTCAAGCACACGTATGTAGCCCAGTTTCATCCCACAGGACAAGAAAAAATTGATAAAGAATGAAGatggaatttatatatatataattcaatagaAGAAGAGGAGAAAAGATATGGTATTTTTCAAGGGATATGAACCTAAACTATCTTTGCATTCCCGATAAAACCTGAATCACCATTCAGATAGCTATTCGTCCAGAACTCATACCTCTTAATCTTACTTAAAGACAAAATGTCACCACCATCAGACAAGGATACGCAAATCTACCAGCTGCTGTCATAAAAAACGCATGTGCTGTGTCACAATCCCAGAAGAGATCACACTATCAAAATTCAGCCATGTCCCAACTTACAGAGATGAGTTTGTATATGTATGCACACGCACATGCACATGCACATGCACATGCACATACCCCTTCTTTAGATGTATGTATATACTTGTAATGTACACGCACACACCTAAAAAATACATAGCATTACTATCTAAAGGGGAATCCATTCCACTGTGCACCAGATAGAATTCTATCCCAATCTCAAAGAAATTTAATGTACCTCAATCCCATATTCTGCCCATTTCACGTCACCCTCCCCTTTCCACTTGCTACTAGACGGGTATTCGATCCCAAGGTGTGCTGCACTAGAATCCATCCAGGAGACCGACGAACTTAGGGAAGAAAATGCAGTCCCATATGATATACTCTGCTCCGCTTAACATGTAATTCATGAATTTTGCCATTTATTATTCTACGATCCAGTTGTAATAATATGAAAATGCAGTATTCAGGAATGAGGTTTGCTTGTTGCAGAAGTTCATTATGGTAGATTATATTAATGCTGTTCAAGTTTCCTCAAAACAAAAAAGACAACATTCCCAAAGAACCAAGAAAGGAAAAATGAGAGAGATAAATGCTACTGCTTTTGTTATTATTCCTCCTATTGCAGcataataaaagtaaaaaaaatgtgTCATCCACATTAAGATAGAAATCtcaattttcattttaaattatacAGGAAATGAACTAATAATTATTTCAGAGTTTGCTGGGATATTAGAGAAAAATAGTGTACGTAATCTCCTTGAAACATGCACATTGTTATTCATAAAACCTTAATCTGAAGCAGCATACAAATCTCTCCCACAACGGTCACATGTTGTAGAACCAGGCGGGGAAGCCTTTTCTGGTTTGGCTTTCTGCATGTTTGGTAAATCAAGCTCCAGAACTTCATGCAGCGCCTTTGAGCCTTCTTGAAGTTCATCCAAACTGAAAATaccatattttttttataaatcaaaattttatttgttaataaTAAATCCAGAAAAAACTTAACAGATCAAGCCATTCTAAAACCCACAATAACAAAATGAACCCAGATACCCAACCTAAGGCCTAAAGCATCAAGTGAAAAAAACTGGAAAACCTCACGAGTACAACATAGAAAAATAGCTAAAAAACATGGTTCAAGAAACATAACCCATAAACTGATCAAACAAAGAAGGTGAAGGAAAATTATTAAGGTAAAAACCGCCCTGCAAGGCTAAACTAAAAACCACTGACGAAATTAAAGCTAAGCAACCAATTCCTAAGTTCTAGTAATGCCCTGTTTAGCGAGGCCATCAGCTACAAAATTACATTGTTGAAGAGCTTGCTGAAGCAAGATGTTTGGGATTTCTTTTTTAAGATTGTCAatgtcatttaaaacttgttgaagTTTCCATGGTGTGTCAAAATTTGCACAATTAACCCATGAGACTGCATTATAGGAATCTGATTCAATAATGATACCAACTTAAACTACAATTATGAGGTTTGAATAGGTCCAAGTATCCTAGTCCAGTGTAACCTAACTTAGCTTACAATATGAATTAATGGGCCCAAGCATGCATCAATTGTCAGTATGAGGCTTGAATAGGTGTAAGTACCCTACTCAAGGGCCTGAAAGGATTTCTATTAAAGTTATCACTTATCATTCATCCTGCAGAATCCAAGCACCTTTCACTTGAACAAACAATTTTTGTAGATTCCTCTAGTTCACTAGTGGAAAGGCATTATCAAATTCATCCAATGAGATTAAGTTCATAAAGTAAAATTTAAGCTTGAATTCCCATCAATGCTTCCTTACCTTATGGAGAGTGGAGGAGTTAACCGGACAATGGTATCATGTGTGGGCTTAGCAAGAACTCCTCTTTCCTTCAACTTCAGACAAATATCATAAGCAGAAATGGGGGACAAAGTCTTGCTGTTGAACTCCACAGCATTGAACAAACCTCTTCCTCGAACTTCCTTAACGTAGTCTGGAAACTGCTGCTGAACCTTAAGTAGCTGATGCCTGAATTCCTCACCCAAATTGGCAGATCtatagaattgaagaaaattcagTCATGTATGCATGAGTTCTtctgaaaagaaaatttgaaaacaAAAGGTAGAAGAAAATGGATAAGTAATGTCTTCATGTCAAAAGCTGCTTCCAGGGACCGTACTCTGGAAAATTCACTTAAAAGACTTAGCATCTATATTAGAACTTCTAAAATGAACGCAAAACATCAAaacaaatgaaataaattatcaTGCAAAGATTGACCAAGTTTGGTTTCCCAAAATATAACACATGAGATGCACTTCACCAAACAAATCCATTGAACTTTCTTATTGTTAAAATCTGGTCTTAGTAATTTCAATAAGTGGAGTTTGTTCAAActtctattttctctaaattttcacATAATTTCAATTACAAAGAGCAACCATTTATGAAGAATCAGTTCTTCCTAAAAATCTTTATGATATCTTTATCTAATGGATATAATACCTTTCTGCCAGCTGCTCATATTTGATCACATCTAGTGAGGCAATGGCAACTGCACTGGCCAAAGGATTTCCCCCAAATGTGCTGAGAGTAACAAACAAAAACACCAGAGCCTTTGGTATGAAAACCCCCCAAAATCAACACAATGAAGATGGTAGAAACATTAGAAAGCTACAAAATTCTTGGAGAGTGAAAGACAGATTGCAAtagatacttaaaaaaaaaaaaaaaaaaacacacacacacacaattaGAATGACCTGCCTTCCATGCTCTCCTGGTCGAATACAAAGCATTACACCTTTGTCTGCCAGGACCGCGCTTACAGGTATTACTCCACCACCCAATGCTTTTCCTAGTATCTGAGCAGAGCAACCATGGATGAAGTTATTTTATATATGGAGGCACAAAAGACAAATTTATAATATGGTTGAATTactgtaattattttatattgaTAAATGTTAGTCACTCCCAATCTATAGCTGGCCATAATAAACACAGAATATCATAATACAAGTCATTGTGAAGCCAAATTATTGCCAATATTCATATAATCGGCTCTAAATCAACTCCATACACTGTTGGTGCTGATAGTAGACCACATTTCTGTAATGCATGTTCAGAATTGAATGTGACTGGCTGACTGCTCTAAAACCAACTcacaatatttagaaaaaatcaaCAGAAATCAGCATGTGAACCATTTTTTAAGGAATAATATGTCATCTATTAATGCAGGCATACATTTTTTTTTCCATACAATAAAGATATGTTGTTCTGAACTGATTTGGAAATTCACCTACTGCAGATAATCAAGTGCTCAATATAGAATAAGGAACAAAAAATTTGTATTGAACATAGAATAGGGAACAGAAAGTGCACTACGTTCATATCCAATGCCTGGGAAACCCATCAAATTTCAAAGGAAGGCAAAACAGccttactactacatcagggcgaACTTGTTCCCAATCACAAGCCAGCATTTTTCCTGTACGTGCTAAGCCACTTTGAATTTCATCAGCAATCATTAGAACATTATATTTTGAACAAAGATCTCTTACAGCTTTTAGATAACCATCCGGGGGAATTATAACCTACATGAAGAGGGAGACAGAGCAGTTAAAATAGTTTCCAAGTAAATGGAGAGGTAGGATTTGAGAAGCAGGAGAATTAGCTCCTGCAGGGGGGTGAAGGAAAACAAAGCAACCCACTCTGCTGTTCCCCAGGCAATTCAAGCTTGGATACCAATGAGTATGTTATAGAAAATTTTATTTCGATTAGAACAGCTAAATTAGACAAAACAAGTGCTAAATTGCGAGAAAAACTGATTGAGATTTGAGATGGTTTGGCTCCTTCAAGAATCCAGAAAATTTTTTTAGACAGTTGCTGAGCACTCAATTGCCATTTTCAGTGGTAACTTTGAAAATGTGAATATCCACATCTGATATTACTCAACAGGCTATGGGCATAGGACACGTATAAAACTAAGATGTGAAAGTCAGGTCATCAATACATCCATCAGGCATGTCCAACAAGAAGCAAATAAATATATTTCTAATTTACTATAAATTCCCTAGCAAGCTTTATGAAAATAAATGTAAGTTaggttattaatatatttttccatAGGTACCTATTAGTATAGGGATACAAATATCTATAGATACCTATTTTTAATTTTGTATATGGatacaaataaaaaattattgaagCACCCTTGTTGCTCTTCTACATGAACATTTCACATCATAActaagcataaaaataaataaattggaCAAATAAACAGTTAAGCAATTATTCACTTCACCTTGGAACTAAAATAATGCACATCTTAGAAAAAAATCTAGACAGACAATCAAAAATCAAAGAATGTCACATAACAATTATTTAATTTAGTTCCAAAAAACACATACCCCTGCCTCTCCTTGAATGGGTTCAAAAAGAAATCCAGCTATTTGACCTCCTTTTTCTGGAAGAAATAGAAGAGTGAAGTTATGACTATGCCTTAAACATATTTGCATATCCTTCTTACGCACTAAAGTTAAAGCAAAACTTAAAGCATAAGGAGGTGTGAAGACTATACCGATACATAAAATGACGTACTTTAAGAAAACTTTAGTACCATTCAAATGGAACGAGGATCatcaaaatatgaaaatattttggtTTATACAAACCTTTGAAGATTTTCTCTAGGGCAACTTCATCACCAAAATCAACCTTGAGATGTCCAGGTAACAATGGTCCAAACCCCCGAGTTGCCTCATTGTCACAACTCATAGAGATAACAGCCAATGTACGGCCATGGAAGCAGCCACAACAAGAGACAATAATAGCCTGTATAGCATAGTTTGAgcaaagaaaatttttttaagtgaAAAACTGAACAACAATAATAAGTTTTTTGAGGGAGGACAATGACAAGCAATAAACAAAATTTTAATGGTTTGAGTGAGAATATATGTCCACATATTCATATGCAATATTCAGGATTTGCATTATCTTAGGAAGTTGGAAAAGTCATCAAACCTTCAGCTAGACCTAACAAGTTCAGATAAAAgacagtaattaaaaaaaaaaaaaagaaaatccaaaggtGAGGGTCCACTAAAATCATTTGAGCAGGCGGATTGGAATAAAGACCATATACAGCAACACTAACAAATTGTTGGCATATCAAATCTCTCTCTACACAGTTTTGATCTATATTGCTGTGCATTAAGGTCTGTTAAATCATTTTAAGATATATTTGACTATCAATTTTTAGAAAGTTTTCCTTCTCTTCAAATTACAATTATTTCATGAGCTCTAGGCCATGACTAGAGGCCAAAGCAAAACGCATATCACAAGCATGAAGCTCAAATcccaccaaaaaaaaaatcaaatatattTCACTTTTAAGCATCTTTAGTGAGACAATTTTCACAACTATTCAATCTGTAAGCAATTAGTCAACAAATTGTTCTCCTTAGCAATGAATTTAAAACCCTACATTCATCAAATAGCAACTCTGAAGTTCTTTTTCAGTTGCTTGTGAAAAGGCAAAGCCCAATTTCCAAAGCAGGGTTCAAAATTGGAAAATCTAGAACTGGTTTTAACcttcatcatttatcatgtatAAAGCAGCTACTCCTACGTCCCAACATTCAAACCTACCTTATTGCAGTTTCAAAACAATGACTTCTATCATTGCACTAGACAATAGCCTCTATAACAACTATTTTTTCAATTGCTTGCACAAATTTAATTTTGTTGTATAAAATGATAAGGAACTGAGGCACTTCATCATCTATTACCAAAGTCTATTGGGTTGAACAGAAATCTTTTTATTAAACCAACTCAAAAGGAAAATCTATTTGGTCAAACAAGAGCCCATTTGCTGATATGATAAAATTTACAAGTTCAAATTCAAACATTTAAAAAAAGGAATAAAGGCAAACAAATAACAATATTGACATGGAAAATGAACTGAACCAACAAACTAAAATCTTTATATTTCTCATGATCCTTAGTGGATTTATTAGCATATAACAAGTCCCAATTCCTTTTCAGCTGGCAGTAAAATAAGTGCCAAAAAATGGAGCATGAGAAGTTCTATATGTTCTTTATAAGAACCAATTttgggaaaaaaattaaaaaaaaaaagactccaGCCCACATTATTACTTTGAAAGTATCCTATTTAAGGGTCCAAAACGCACTACTTATTGTCCTCTTTTGATGCTCCCTTAAAACTTGTCTAAATTGATTAGGGTATGCATTTGGCTATTATGTGGTTTATCATTGTGATCGACCCTCCACCTGCacctttattaattatttttaggttcatattaattaaattaaattttaaataattaattttattatattaatttaattataaagtttaaaataAACATTTAATTATTGTTTTGAGTGGTTAATTATAAAGTGAAAGTTAATTAGGCAGTGGGAAGTTATGGAGAAAGCAGTCGCAAGCGATGTATGACAATTGCCTAGAAGTACAGAATGTGGGAAGAGTAGGTTTCAAGGTCTTCCAAGGTTTATCAGGCGAAACTGTCAAACAGAAGTATTGTGTCACAGAAAAGGTCTCAACCAATCAACAACTCAATAAAATCAAGCTCTAACAGCCGCTCTATCTTTATTTTATttgtcatttatttttttaactttatatttaattttcaaagCGTTGTTGTTATTTTATTCCAGCTCTGTAATTATTTTTTTAGCAATCAATACAAGCCTTCTTTATATTTTCTATTTGTGAGATTTGACAATAGTTAAATGCCCACAATTGTTTGATTTATAAGTTAGTAGCATACTAACTAATACATTTGACACGTTTGTAATTTCT
The Hevea brasiliensis isolate MT/VB/25A 57/8 chromosome 15, ASM3005281v1, whole genome shotgun sequence genome window above contains:
- the LOC110635600 gene encoding F-box protein At5g46170 codes for the protein MTSFRPDPTSRIYPEPESLSIDHFDRLPDSLLLLVFNKIGDVKALGRCCVVSRRFHSLVPQVDNVVVRVDCVISDDDTSPSSSSEKSRSSSSSSGLSSIFRLVFCGIVKPFQALGQLLGPRREMLNSYPSRNGLFSSSSSSSSSALSSSSLSVGNEDDGEMDQGGVTHHSPTQVLKNFNEIRFLRIELPGGELGIDDGVLLKWRADFGSTLDNCVILGAASVINNGHNKSCFVLQENGFDGACGNVNNHHHNNGGNGSNGIDDNGSIPESFYTNGGLKLRVLWTISSLIAASARHYLLQPIIAEHKTLDSLVLTDADGQGVLCMNREQLEELRLKPLSASSASKRTLVPALNMRLWYAPYLELPDGLVLKGATLVAIRPSEQSTAKKEVCDASWVSTAFEEPYGTAAKMLVKRRTYCLEMNSF
- the LOC110635609 gene encoding ornithine aminotransferase, mitochondrial isoform X2; this translates as MASSKRPLQCLFNRVCRETRRSYGALPEGTTSFFSQQLISLEYEFSAHNYHPVPIVFSQAKGSSIWDPEGNKYLDFLSAYSAVNQGHCHPKIMKALQDQAEKLTLSSRAFYNDRFPMFAERLTSMFGYDMVLPMNTGAEGVETALKLARKWGYEEKKIPKDEAIIVSCCGCFHGRTLAVISMSCDNEATRGFGPLLPGHLKVDFGDEVALEKIFKEKGGQIAGFLFEPIQGEAGVIIPPDGYLKAVRDLCSKYNVLMIADEIQSGLARTGKMLACDWEQVRPDVVILGKALGGGVIPVSAVLADKGVMLCIRPGEHGRSANLGEEFRHQLLKVQQQFPDYVKEVRGRGLFNAVEFNSKTLSPISAYDICLKLKERGVLAKPTHDTIVRLTPPLSISLDELQEGSKALHEVLELDLPNMQKAKPEKASPPGSTTCDRCGRDLYAASD
- the LOC110635609 gene encoding ornithine aminotransferase, mitochondrial isoform X3; this translates as MKALQDQAEKLTLSSRAFYNDRFPMFAERLTSMFGYDMVLPMNTGAEGVETALKLARKWGYEEKKIPKDEAIIVSCCGCFHGRTLAVISMSCDNEATRGFGPLLPGHLKVDFGDEVALEKIFKEKGGQIAGFLFEPIQGEAGVIIPPDGYLKAVRDLCSKYNVLMIADEIQSGLARTGKMLACDWEQVRPDVVILGKALGGGVIPVSAVLADKGVMLCIRPGEHGRQVILIALVFLFVTLSTFGGNPLASAVAIASLDVIKYEQLAERSANLGEEFRHQLLKVQQQFPDYVKEVRGRGLFNAVEFNSKTLSPISAYDICLKLKERGVLAKPTHDTIVRLTPPLSISLDELQEGSKALHEVLELDLPNMQKAKPEKASPPGSTTCDRCGRDLYAASD
- the LOC110635609 gene encoding ornithine aminotransferase, mitochondrial isoform X1, which gives rise to MASSKRPLQCLFNRVCRETRRSYGALPEGTTSFFSQQLISLEYEFSAHNYHPVPIVFSQAKGSSIWDPEGNKYLDFLSAYSAVNQGHCHPKIMKALQDQAEKLTLSSRAFYNDRFPMFAERLTSMFGYDMVLPMNTGAEGVETALKLARKWGYEEKKIPKDEAIIVSCCGCFHGRTLAVISMSCDNEATRGFGPLLPGHLKVDFGDEVALEKIFKEKGGQIAGFLFEPIQGEAGVIIPPDGYLKAVRDLCSKYNVLMIADEIQSGLARTGKMLACDWEQVRPDVVILGKALGGGVIPVSAVLADKGVMLCIRPGEHGSTFGGNPLASAVAIASLDVIKYEQLAERSANLGEEFRHQLLKVQQQFPDYVKEVRGRGLFNAVEFNSKTLSPISAYDICLKLKERGVLAKPTHDTIVRLTPPLSISLDELQEGSKALHEVLELDLPNMQKAKPEKASPPGSTTCDRCGRDLYAASD